The following coding sequences are from one Streptomyces sp. NBC_01294 window:
- a CDS encoding ATP-dependent Clp protease ATP-binding subunit, with protein sequence MFERFTDRARRVVVLAQEEARMLNHNYIGTEHILLGLIHEGEGVAAKALESLGISLEAVRQQVEEIIGQGQQAPSGHIPFTPRAKKVLELSLREALQLGHNYIGTEHILLGLIREGEGVAAQVLVKLGADLNRVRQQVIQLLSGYTGGGKESATAGGPAEGTPSTSLVLDQFGRNLTQAARESKLDPVIGREKEIERVMQVLSRRTKNNPVLIGEPGVGKTAVVEGLAQAIVKGEVPETLKDKHLYTLDLGALVAGSRYRGDFEERLKKVLKEIRTRGDIILFIDELHTLVGAGAAEGAIDAASILKPMLARGELQTIGATTLDEYRKHLEKDAALERRFQPIQVAEPSLPHTIEILKGLRDRYEAHHRVSITDEALVQAATLADRYISDRFLPDKAIDLIDEAGSRMRIRRMTAPPDLREFDEKIAAVRRDKESAIDSQDFEKAASLRDKEKQLLAGKTKREKEWKAGDMDVVAEVDGELIAEVLATATGIPVFKLTEEESSRLLRMEDELHRRVIGQKDAIKALSQAIRRTRAGLKDPKRPGGSFIFAGPSGVGKTELSKTLAEFLFGDEDALISLDMSEFSEKHTVSRLFGSPPGYVGYEEGGQLTEKVRRKPFSVVLFDEVEKAHPDIFNSLLQILEDGRLTDSQGRVVDFKNTVIIMTTNLGTRDISKGFNLGFAAQGDTKTGYDRMKAKVNEELKQHFRPEFLNRVDDTVVFHQLTEEDIIQIVDLMIAKVDERLKDRDMGIELSGDAKLLLAKRGYDPILGARPLRRTIQREIEDILSEKILFGELRPGHIVVVGKEGEGEEAKFTFRGEEKSALPDLPPIEATGSGPDLSKGA encoded by the coding sequence ATGTTCGAGAGGTTCACCGACCGCGCGCGGCGGGTTGTCGTCCTGGCTCAGGAAGAAGCCCGGATGCTCAACCACAACTACATCGGCACCGAGCACATCCTCCTGGGCTTGATCCACGAGGGTGAGGGTGTCGCCGCTAAGGCCCTGGAGAGCCTCGGGATTTCGCTCGAGGCTGTTCGCCAGCAGGTTGAGGAGATCATCGGACAGGGGCAGCAGGCCCCTTCCGGCCACATCCCCTTCACCCCGCGGGCGAAGAAGGTCCTGGAGCTTTCGCTCCGAGAGGCCCTCCAGCTCGGCCACAACTACATCGGCACCGAGCACATCCTGCTCGGCCTGATCCGCGAGGGCGAGGGCGTCGCCGCCCAGGTCCTCGTGAAGCTGGGCGCCGATCTCAACCGAGTCCGGCAGCAGGTCATCCAGCTGCTCTCCGGGTACACCGGGGGCGGCAAGGAGTCGGCCACGGCCGGCGGCCCGGCCGAGGGTACGCCCTCGACCTCCCTCGTCTTGGACCAGTTCGGCCGCAACCTCACCCAGGCTGCCCGCGAATCCAAGCTCGACCCGGTCATCGGGCGCGAGAAGGAGATCGAGCGGGTCATGCAGGTGCTGTCGCGCCGGACCAAGAACAACCCGGTCCTCATCGGCGAGCCCGGCGTCGGCAAGACCGCCGTCGTCGAGGGCCTGGCACAGGCGATCGTCAAGGGCGAGGTCCCCGAGACCCTCAAGGACAAGCACCTCTACACGCTTGACCTCGGCGCCCTGGTCGCCGGTTCCCGTTACCGCGGTGACTTCGAGGAGCGCCTGAAGAAGGTGCTCAAGGAGATCCGCACCCGCGGCGACATCATCCTGTTCATCGACGAGCTCCACACCCTCGTGGGTGCGGGCGCCGCCGAGGGCGCGATCGACGCCGCCAGCATCCTCAAGCCCATGCTGGCCCGTGGTGAGCTCCAGACCATCGGTGCCACGACGCTGGACGAGTACCGCAAGCACCTCGAGAAGGACGCGGCCCTCGAGCGCCGCTTCCAGCCGATCCAGGTGGCGGAGCCTTCCCTCCCCCACACGATCGAGATCCTCAAGGGCCTGCGCGACCGCTACGAGGCCCACCATCGCGTCTCCATCACGGACGAGGCCCTCGTCCAGGCGGCGACGCTGGCGGACCGGTACATCTCGGACCGCTTCCTCCCGGACAAGGCGATCGACCTGATCGACGAGGCCGGCTCCCGGATGCGCATCCGCCGGATGACCGCGCCGCCGGACCTCCGCGAGTTCGACGAGAAGATCGCGGCCGTGCGCCGCGACAAGGAGTCGGCCATCGACTCCCAGGACTTCGAGAAGGCGGCCTCTCTCCGCGACAAGGAGAAGCAGCTGCTCGCGGGGAAGACCAAGCGCGAGAAGGAATGGAAGGCCGGCGACATGGACGTCGTCGCCGAGGTCGACGGCGAGCTCATCGCCGAAGTCCTCGCGACCGCGACCGGCATTCCCGTCTTCAAGCTCACCGAGGAGGAGTCCTCGCGACTGCTCCGCATGGAGGACGAGCTCCACCGTCGGGTCATCGGCCAGAAGGACGCCATCAAGGCGCTCTCCCAGGCGATCCGCCGTACCCGTGCGGGTCTGAAGGACCCGAAGCGCCCGGGTGGCTCGTTCATCTTCGCCGGCCCGTCCGGTGTCGGTAAGACCGAGCTCTCGAAGACGCTCGCCGAATTCCTCTTCGGCGACGAGGACGCGCTGATCTCCCTCGACATGTCGGAGTTCAGCGAGAAGCACACGGTTTCCCGTCTCTTCGGTTCGCCCCCCGGCTACGTGGGCTACGAAGAGGGCGGCCAGCTCACCGAGAAGGTGCGCCGGAAGCCGTTCTCCGTCGTCCTGTTCGACGAGGTCGAGAAGGCCCACCCGGATATCTTCAATTCCCTTCTCCAGATCCTGGAGGACGGTCGTCTGACCGACTCCCAGGGCCGGGTCGTGGACTTCAAGAACACGGTCATCATCATGACGACCAACCTGGGTACCCGGGACATCTCGAAGGGCTTCAACCTCGGCTTCGCGGCCCAGGGCGACACCAAGACCGGCTACGACCGGATGAAGGCGAAGGTCAACGAAGAGCTCAAGCAGCACTTCCGGCCCGAGTTCCTCAACCGTGTCGACGACACGGTCGTCTTCCACCAGCTCACCGAGGAAGACATCATCCAGATCGTCGACCTGATGATCGCGAAGGTCGACGAGCGCCTCAAGGACCGCGACATGGGCATCGAGCTGAGCGGCGACGCGAAGCTCCTGCTCGCCAAGCGCGGCTACGACCCGATCCTGGGTGCCCGGCCGCTGCGCCGGACCATCCAGCGCGAGATCGAGGACATCCTGTCGGAGAAGATCCTCTTCGGCGAGCTGCGCCCCGGTCACATCGTGGTCGTCGGCAAGGAGGGTGAGGGCGAGGAAGCCAAGTTCACCTTCCGCGGCGAGGAGAAGTCGGCCCTGCCGGACCTCCCCCCGATCGAGGCCACGGGCTCCGGCCCGGACCTGTCGAAGGGTGCGTAA
- a CDS encoding BlaI/MecI/CopY family transcriptional regulator yields MGELEDAVMTRVWQWNRPVTVREVLEDLQQERSIAYTTVMTVMDNLHQKGWVRREAEGRAYRYTAVSTRAAYSAALMNEAWSTSDSPAAALVAFFGMMSAEQREALRDAVRVVQHDDESGADAVAEAPAAAPAAPAVPAAPAEAPAEAPADAPVEAPVPAEAEGDSAERPREPGR; encoded by the coding sequence TTGGGAGAACTCGAAGACGCCGTCATGACGCGGGTGTGGCAGTGGAACCGCCCGGTCACCGTTCGTGAAGTACTGGAAGACCTCCAGCAGGAACGGTCCATCGCGTACACCACGGTCATGACCGTTATGGACAATCTTCATCAGAAGGGCTGGGTCCGCCGGGAAGCCGAAGGCCGCGCCTATCGATATACGGCGGTCTCCACCCGCGCCGCCTACTCGGCCGCACTGATGAACGAGGCCTGGTCGACGAGCGACAGCCCCGCGGCCGCCCTCGTCGCCTTCTTCGGCATGATGTCCGCGGAACAGCGTGAAGCCCTCCGGGACGCCGTACGGGTCGTCCAGCACGACGACGAGTCCGGCGCCGACGCCGTCGCCGAAGCCCCTGCCGCAGCACCGGCAGCACCCGCAGTACCGGCAGCGCCCGCAGAAGCGCCCGCAGAAGCCCCCGCCGATGCCCCCGTCGAAGCCCCGGTTCCGGCGGAAGCCGAAGGGGACTCCGCCGAGCGCCCGCGGGAGCCGGGGCGATAG
- the panC gene encoding pantoate--beta-alanine ligase has product MTELLHTADELHRLPRTGRRAVVMTMGALHDGHATLVRTAREQAGPGGQVVVTVFVNPLQFGANEDLDRYPRTLDADLAIAEEAGADAVFAPAVDEVYPGGDPQVRISAGPMGERLEGATRPGHFDGMLTVVAKLLHLTRPDLALFGQKDAQQLALIRRMVTDLNFPVEVVGVPTVREEDGLALSSRNRYLSPTERHTALALSRALFAGQDRLAAQAALRARAEAAPASDERATALARLGEIRASADAHAVSAARAELPDAVRAAALHVLEEAGRHEPPLVLDYLALVDPQDFTEAGPGFSGQAVLAVAAKVGATRLIDNIPLEFGAHS; this is encoded by the coding sequence GTGACCGAGCTGCTGCACACCGCCGACGAGCTGCACCGGCTGCCGCGGACCGGCCGGCGGGCCGTGGTGATGACCATGGGCGCCCTCCACGACGGCCACGCCACCCTGGTCCGCACCGCCCGCGAGCAGGCCGGACCCGGGGGACAGGTCGTCGTCACCGTCTTCGTCAACCCCCTTCAGTTCGGGGCGAACGAGGACCTCGACCGCTACCCCCGAACCCTCGACGCCGACCTCGCAATCGCCGAAGAGGCGGGCGCCGACGCGGTGTTCGCCCCCGCCGTCGACGAGGTCTACCCGGGCGGCGACCCGCAGGTGCGGATCAGCGCCGGCCCGATGGGCGAGCGCCTCGAAGGGGCCACCCGCCCCGGCCACTTCGACGGGATGCTGACCGTCGTCGCCAAGCTGCTCCACCTGACCCGTCCCGACCTGGCCCTCTTCGGCCAGAAGGACGCGCAGCAACTCGCCCTGATCCGGCGGATGGTGACCGACCTGAACTTCCCCGTGGAGGTGGTCGGCGTCCCGACCGTCCGCGAGGAGGACGGGCTCGCCCTGTCGTCCCGCAACCGCTACCTCTCCCCCACCGAGCGGCACACCGCGCTCGCCCTGTCCCGCGCCCTGTTCGCCGGGCAGGACCGGCTCGCCGCGCAGGCGGCGCTGCGCGCCCGCGCCGAGGCCGCCCCGGCCAGCGACGAGCGGGCCACCGCCCTGGCCCGGCTGGGCGAGATCCGCGCCTCCGCCGACGCGCACGCCGTCTCGGCGGCGCGGGCCGAGCTGCCGGACGCCGTACGGGCCGCCGCGCTGCACGTCCTGGAGGAGGCGGGCCGCCACGAGCCGCCGCTCGTGCTGGACTACCTGGCGCTCGTGGACCCGCAGGACTTCACCGAGGCCGGTCCCGGCTTCAGCGGGCAGGCCGTGCTGGCCGTCGCCGCGAAGGTCGGAGCGACCCGCCTGATCGACAACATCCCATTGGAATTCGGAGCACACTCGTGA
- a CDS encoding M23 family metallopeptidase: protein MSANRIITRRTRLAVGATALGAVLALGAGTTAAFADTTQTASTASTKGGLWDKPLDKYTLSATFGKGGSMWSAKHSGQDFAVPTGTPVKAAAAGVVVKAGPNGGGDGPAYGNAIVIKHASGTYSQYAHLSKIQVKIGQKVNASQRIALSGNTGNSSGPHLHFEIRTTPNYGSAVNPVAFLRSAGVTI from the coding sequence ATGTCCGCGAATCGCATCATCACCCGTCGTACCCGTCTTGCCGTCGGCGCAACCGCTCTCGGTGCGGTGCTGGCCCTGGGAGCCGGGACGACCGCCGCGTTCGCCGACACCACGCAGACCGCGTCCACCGCCTCGACGAAGGGCGGCCTCTGGGACAAGCCGCTCGACAAGTACACGCTGTCCGCGACCTTCGGCAAGGGCGGCAGCATGTGGTCGGCGAAGCACTCCGGCCAGGACTTCGCCGTCCCGACGGGCACCCCGGTCAAGGCCGCGGCCGCCGGCGTCGTCGTCAAGGCCGGCCCGAACGGCGGCGGCGACGGCCCCGCGTACGGCAACGCCATCGTGATCAAGCACGCGAGCGGCACGTACTCGCAGTACGCGCACCTCTCGAAGATCCAGGTCAAGATCGGCCAGAAGGTCAACGCGTCGCAGCGCATCGCCCTGTCGGGCAACACCGGCAACTCCAGCGGCCCGCACCTGCACTTCGAGATCCGCACCACCCCGAACTACGGCTCCGCCGTGAACCCGGTGGCCTTCCTCCGCAGCGCCGGCGTCACCATCTGA
- a CDS encoding SCO3374 family protein, giving the protein MAATALPTVPSPRVAPEEDAYASWYERVLGWTVTGGPPAQLVTGIRFDVLELPSDAGAALLRRPVATGPVALMGRRMRFLVAAGSAEELDGLLDWLEWGGVALDLTALGAGGRITAPTPPGPPLGESPRGAAVWLRPPEQGCEALLPALPGPGRAAGPARGPDLVRLVSAAATECHRARLERRTNGVRQPLAFS; this is encoded by the coding sequence ATGGCCGCAACCGCCCTGCCGACCGTCCCGTCGCCCCGCGTCGCGCCCGAGGAGGACGCGTACGCCTCCTGGTACGAGCGGGTGCTCGGCTGGACGGTCACGGGCGGGCCGCCCGCCCAGCTCGTGACCGGGATCCGTTTCGACGTGCTGGAGCTGCCGTCCGATGCGGGGGCGGCATTGCTGCGCAGGCCGGTCGCCACGGGCCCGGTGGCGCTGATGGGGCGCCGGATGCGGTTCCTGGTGGCCGCGGGCAGCGCAGAGGAGCTGGACGGGCTGCTCGACTGGCTGGAATGGGGCGGGGTCGCCCTCGATCTCACCGCCCTGGGTGCGGGTGGCCGGATCACCGCCCCCACTCCCCCGGGGCCGCCCCTGGGAGAAAGCCCGCGGGGGGCCGCCGTGTGGCTGCGACCCCCCGAGCAGGGGTGTGAGGCACTACTGCCGGCCCTGCCCGGTCCCGGGCGGGCCGCCGGGCCCGCTCGCGGGCCCGATCTCGTACGCCTGGTCTCGGCGGCCGCGACGGAATGCCACCGGGCCCGCCTGGAGCGGCGTACGAACGGGGTCCGTCAGCCCTTGGCCTTCTCGTAG
- a CDS encoding threonine aldolase family protein, which yields MSDDSEETERTERLVAAWRGAGRRLSRSLLEPTVGELLASLSEAPYDMDGPADVYGDGVVAALERRVAELLGTQDAAFFPSGTMAQQIALRCWAARTGNPVVALHPMSHPERWEGEALSTVSGLRVVHPTTEARQPSPAEVASLREPFGTLMLELPLRDAGFLLPTWEELEALVDAAREREAVVHFDGARLWESTVHFGRPLPEIAGLADSVYVSFYKSLGGLSGAALAGSRDFVEETRVWRHRYGGQIFRQFPQALSALAGLERELPRLPSYVAQARVVAGALSSAFARSAVPWARIHPEEPHTHQFQVWLPYDADRLTEAGLRQAEETGTVLFRRWSPDGPPGLAVTEVEITEPGLSWTASDVSQAVADFVTRLDPSPTDA from the coding sequence ATGAGTGACGACAGCGAGGAAACGGAACGTACGGAGCGGCTGGTCGCGGCCTGGCGAGGGGCGGGGCGCAGACTGTCCCGCAGCCTGCTGGAGCCGACGGTGGGGGAGCTGCTGGCCTCGCTCTCCGAGGCCCCGTACGACATGGACGGACCGGCCGACGTGTACGGCGACGGGGTCGTCGCGGCCCTGGAGCGCCGGGTCGCGGAACTGCTGGGCACGCAGGACGCGGCCTTCTTCCCCAGCGGGACGATGGCGCAGCAGATCGCGCTGCGGTGCTGGGCGGCGAGGACCGGGAACCCGGTGGTGGCCCTGCACCCGATGAGCCATCCGGAGCGGTGGGAGGGCGAGGCGCTGTCCACCGTCTCCGGGCTGCGGGTGGTGCACCCGACGACGGAGGCGCGCCAGCCGTCGCCCGCGGAGGTCGCCTCGCTCCGGGAGCCCTTCGGCACGCTGATGCTGGAGCTGCCCCTGCGGGACGCGGGCTTCCTCCTGCCGACCTGGGAGGAGCTGGAGGCGCTGGTCGACGCGGCCCGCGAGCGGGAGGCGGTGGTCCACTTCGACGGGGCCCGGCTGTGGGAGTCCACCGTCCACTTCGGACGCCCGCTGCCGGAGATCGCGGGGCTCGCGGACTCGGTGTACGTGTCCTTCTACAAGTCGCTCGGGGGCCTGAGCGGTGCGGCCCTGGCGGGGTCGCGGGACTTCGTGGAGGAGACCCGGGTCTGGCGCCACCGGTACGGGGGCCAGATCTTCCGGCAGTTCCCGCAGGCCCTGTCCGCGCTGGCCGGGCTGGAGCGGGAGCTGCCCCGGCTGCCGTCGTACGTGGCCCAGGCGCGGGTGGTGGCCGGGGCGCTGAGCTCGGCGTTCGCGCGGTCGGCGGTGCCGTGGGCCCGGATCCACCCGGAGGAGCCGCACACGCACCAGTTCCAGGTGTGGCTGCCGTACGACGCGGACCGCCTGACGGAGGCGGGTCTGCGGCAGGCGGAGGAGACGGGGACGGTCCTGTTCCGCCGGTGGTCCCCCGACGGGCCGCCGGGCCTCGCGGTGACGGAAGTCGAGATCACCGAGCCGGGCCTGTCCTGGACCGCCTCCGACGTGTCGCAGGCAGTAGCGGACTTCGTGACCCGCCTCGACCCCAGCCCCACCGACGCCTGA
- a CDS encoding Rossmann-like and DUF2520 domain-containing protein — MNPSQQPRPARLAVGVVGAGRVGPALARALQQAGHRPVAVSGVSDASVRRAARMLPDVPLVPPAQVLERADLVLLTVPDDALPSLVEGLAETGAIRPGQLLVHTSGRYGTAVLDPARRAGALPLALHPAMTFTGTEVDVQRLAGCSFGVTAPQELRLAAEALVIEMGGEPEWIAEENRPLYHAALALGANHLVTLVAQSMELLAKAGVEHPDRMLGPLLGAALDNALRSGDAALTGPVARGDAGTVAAHVSELRKHAPGTVAGYLAMARTTADRALAHGLLKPELAEDLLGVLADTDADGGTQ; from the coding sequence GTGAATCCATCACAGCAGCCACGCCCTGCCCGCCTCGCCGTCGGCGTCGTCGGAGCCGGGCGCGTCGGCCCCGCGCTGGCCCGCGCGCTCCAGCAGGCCGGGCACCGGCCCGTCGCCGTCTCCGGCGTCTCGGACGCATCCGTGCGCCGCGCCGCGCGGATGCTGCCCGACGTGCCGCTCGTACCGCCCGCGCAGGTGCTGGAACGGGCCGACCTGGTCCTGCTCACCGTCCCCGACGACGCGCTGCCGTCCCTCGTGGAGGGCCTCGCCGAGACCGGCGCGATCCGGCCCGGCCAGCTCCTCGTGCACACCTCCGGCCGGTACGGGACCGCCGTGCTCGACCCGGCGCGCCGCGCGGGCGCGCTGCCGCTGGCCCTGCACCCGGCGATGACCTTCACCGGTACCGAGGTCGACGTGCAGCGGCTGGCCGGCTGCTCCTTCGGCGTCACCGCCCCCCAGGAGCTGCGCCTCGCCGCCGAGGCCCTGGTCATCGAGATGGGCGGGGAGCCCGAGTGGATCGCGGAGGAGAACCGTCCGCTCTACCACGCGGCCCTCGCGCTCGGTGCGAACCACCTGGTCACGCTGGTCGCCCAGTCGATGGAGCTGCTGGCCAAGGCAGGCGTCGAACACCCCGACCGGATGCTCGGCCCGCTGCTCGGCGCGGCCCTCGACAACGCCCTGCGCTCCGGGGACGCCGCCCTGACCGGGCCGGTGGCCCGCGGCGACGCCGGCACGGTCGCCGCGCACGTCTCGGAACTGCGCAAGCACGCGCCCGGCACCGTCGCCGGATACCTGGCGATGGCCCGCACCACCGCCGACCGGGCCCTCGCGCACGGCCTGCTCAAGCCCGAACTCGCCGAGGACCTGCTCGGCGTGCTCGCCGACACGGACGCCGACGGGGGCACCCAGTGA
- a CDS encoding histone-like nucleoid-structuring protein Lsr2, with the protein MAQKVQVLLVDDLDGGEADETVTFALDGKTYEIDLTTANAEKLRGLLDPYAKGGRRTGGRATAARAKGRAAATTGNPDTAEIRAWAKENGYNVNDRGRVPADIREAYEKAKG; encoded by the coding sequence GTGGCACAGAAGGTTCAGGTCCTTCTTGTCGACGACCTCGACGGTGGCGAGGCGGACGAGACGGTGACGTTCGCTCTGGATGGCAAGACCTACGAGATCGACCTCACCACCGCCAACGCTGAAAAGCTCCGCGGTCTGCTCGACCCGTACGCCAAGGGCGGCCGCCGCACCGGTGGCCGTGCCACCGCGGCCCGCGCCAAGGGCCGCGCCGCAGCGACGACCGGCAACCCGGACACGGCCGAGATCCGTGCGTGGGCCAAGGAGAACGGTTACAACGTGAACGACCGCGGCCGCGTCCCGGCCGACATCCGCGAGGCCTACGAGAAGGCCAAGGGCTGA
- a CDS encoding DUF397 domain-containing protein: protein MTTQPAWRKSSFCGEGDACVYVATAPGALVKVADRVDPAHLVLATTHAAWADFLRAVKETG from the coding sequence ATGACCACTCAGCCCGCGTGGCGGAAGTCCTCGTTCTGCGGTGAGGGCGACGCCTGCGTCTACGTCGCCACCGCCCCCGGCGCCCTCGTCAAGGTCGCCGACCGCGTCGACCCCGCCCACCTCGTGCTCGCCACGACCCACGCCGCATGGGCCGACTTCCTCCGCGCGGTCAAAGAGACCGGCTGA
- a CDS encoding amino-acid N-acetyltransferase, with amino-acid sequence MGEFSTAHAETVTIRRARTGDVPALRRLLDQYVQQRILLDKAPVVLYEDIQEFWVAERDSDGQVVGCGALHVMWEDLAEVRTLAVDRDLKGAGVGHQVLEQLLRTARALGVSRVFCLTFEVEFFAKHGFVEIGETPVKTDVYMELLRSYDEGVAEFLGLERVKPNTLGNSRMLLHL; translated from the coding sequence ATGGGAGAGTTTTCCACTGCACATGCAGAAACAGTGACGATCCGCCGTGCCCGCACCGGTGATGTTCCCGCGCTGCGCCGCCTCCTCGACCAGTACGTGCAGCAGCGGATCCTGCTCGACAAAGCCCCGGTCGTCCTTTACGAGGACATCCAGGAGTTCTGGGTCGCGGAACGCGACTCCGACGGCCAGGTGGTCGGCTGCGGCGCTCTCCACGTGATGTGGGAAGACCTCGCCGAAGTACGCACTCTCGCGGTCGACCGCGACTTGAAGGGCGCCGGCGTCGGTCATCAGGTGCTGGAGCAGTTGTTGCGCACCGCCCGCGCGCTCGGGGTGAGCCGGGTTTTCTGCCTGACCTTCGAAGTCGAGTTCTTCGCGAAGCACGGCTTCGTCGAGATCGGCGAGACCCCGGTCAAGACCGATGTGTACATGGAGCTCCTGCGTTCCTATGACGAGGGCGTCGCCGAGTTCCTCGGTCTCGAACGAGTGAAGCCGAACACCTTGGGCAACAGTCGGATGCTTCTGCACCTCTGA
- a CDS encoding LamG-like jellyroll fold domain-containing protein: MTDGANPPITPQPEPSPGSGGYGFPPGPPAQGGYGFPPDGGYGYPQPGEWAPSPSGGPATSPAPQPDWEAMADRSADERRRKRLWMLGGAVTALALLAGGGTFFLLGDGDRPKPDDAAAPAASASPSPSASKSSAPYSATVEGDATLLRDSYGKTGIRLGPDFRIDPLGKRFQIIGKGTAKSYAQSAEPVVDVSKSFTVVARVYSSGAKGSRIAISQGDGESFSFELGVNEVKGKQAWIFRVQTGDKGAAATTRTVTAEGPTVFKTATTLMASYDAEKKTIALYLDGKKAGETAAGPIWQAPGPLQLGRSKHHDIWTGAWQGALHNIRIYETAFTPEQAAAYKEGKLGSSPKPTHAWLLTS, encoded by the coding sequence ATGACCGACGGCGCGAATCCCCCGATCACCCCGCAGCCCGAGCCCTCCCCCGGAAGCGGCGGATACGGATTCCCGCCGGGGCCGCCCGCGCAGGGCGGATACGGATTCCCGCCCGACGGCGGCTACGGCTATCCGCAGCCCGGCGAGTGGGCCCCGTCCCCGTCCGGCGGGCCCGCCACCTCCCCGGCGCCGCAGCCGGACTGGGAGGCCATGGCCGACCGGTCCGCCGACGAGCGGCGCAGGAAGCGGCTGTGGATGCTGGGCGGCGCGGTGACCGCACTGGCGCTGCTGGCGGGCGGCGGAACGTTCTTCCTGCTGGGCGACGGTGACCGGCCGAAGCCGGACGACGCCGCGGCGCCCGCGGCGTCCGCCTCGCCCTCGCCCAGCGCCTCGAAGTCCTCGGCGCCGTACTCCGCCACCGTCGAGGGCGACGCGACGCTCCTGCGCGACAGCTACGGCAAGACGGGCATCCGGCTGGGCCCCGACTTCCGGATCGACCCGCTCGGCAAGCGGTTCCAGATCATCGGGAAGGGCACCGCGAAGTCGTACGCACAGTCCGCCGAGCCGGTCGTGGACGTGTCCAAGAGCTTCACGGTCGTGGCCCGCGTCTACAGCTCCGGTGCGAAGGGCTCGCGGATCGCCATCAGCCAGGGCGACGGGGAGTCGTTCTCGTTCGAGCTGGGCGTGAACGAGGTGAAGGGCAAGCAGGCCTGGATCTTCCGCGTGCAGACGGGCGACAAGGGCGCCGCGGCGACCACGAGGACCGTCACCGCCGAGGGGCCCACGGTGTTCAAGACCGCCACGACGCTGATGGCCTCCTACGACGCCGAGAAGAAGACCATCGCCCTCTACCTGGACGGCAAGAAGGCCGGCGAGACGGCGGCGGGGCCCATCTGGCAGGCCCCCGGCCCGCTCCAGCTGGGCCGGTCCAAGCACCACGACATCTGGACAGGGGCCTGGCAGGGCGCCCTGCACAACATCAGGATCTACGAGACGGCCTTCACGCCGGAGCAGGCGGCCGCGTACAAGGAGGGCAAGCTCGGCTCGTCGCCGAAGCCGACCCACGCCTGGCTGCTCACCAGCTGA